The following are from one region of the Rhodospirillaceae bacterium genome:
- the apbC gene encoding iron-sulfur cluster carrier protein ApbC, giving the protein MSAINEELILDALGAVKDGENDIVSQKMVSGLQIKDGHVAFAIEVDPARGAQMEPLRKEAEKIVHALDGVLSATVVLTAEAGQGGGNTQPQPQPQAPHEHHPAGTGPDAIMMPGVKAIVAVASGKGGVGKSTTSVNLALALAADGHSVGILDADIYGPSIPRMLGVQGEPSSSDGKTLDPMQGHGIKCMSMGFLIEEETPVIWRGPMAQTALQQMMRDINWGDLDILVVDMPPGTGDVQLTMAQQVPLTGAVIVSTPQDIALADARRGLNMFRKVDVPVFGVIENMSYFACPHCGERSDIFSHGGARAEAEILSTDFLGEIPLAIDIRETSDSGNPIVISQPDSEHAKAYRAIAADVWSKTVKALEKGEAEAPRIVVQ; this is encoded by the coding sequence ATGTCGGCGATTAATGAAGAACTTATTCTCGACGCCCTGGGGGCGGTCAAGGATGGCGAGAATGATATTGTCAGCCAAAAAATGGTTAGTGGGTTGCAAATCAAGGACGGTCACGTCGCTTTCGCCATTGAAGTTGATCCGGCCCGGGGCGCCCAGATGGAGCCCCTGCGCAAGGAGGCCGAGAAGATTGTTCACGCCCTTGACGGGGTGCTGTCGGCGACTGTCGTCCTGACCGCCGAAGCGGGACAAGGTGGCGGAAATACCCAGCCCCAACCGCAACCGCAAGCCCCGCACGAACACCATCCGGCTGGCACCGGTCCTGACGCCATCATGATGCCCGGCGTCAAAGCCATCGTCGCCGTTGCTTCGGGCAAGGGCGGGGTCGGCAAATCGACGACATCAGTCAATCTGGCGCTGGCGCTTGCCGCCGATGGCCACAGTGTTGGCATTCTGGACGCCGATATCTACGGTCCTTCAATCCCCCGTATGCTGGGCGTTCAGGGCGAGCCGTCATCGAGCGATGGCAAAACTCTCGACCCCATGCAAGGTCACGGCATCAAATGTATGTCCATGGGCTTTTTGATTGAAGAAGAAACCCCGGTTATCTGGCGCGGACCGATGGCCCAGACGGCGTTGCAACAGATGATGCGTGACATCAACTGGGGCGATCTTGATATTCTCGTCGTCGATATGCCGCCGGGCACCGGTGATGTGCAGTTGACCATGGCCCAGCAGGTTCCGTTGACCGGCGCGGTTATCGTTTCAACCCCGCAGGATATTGCCCTTGCCGACGCCAGACGCGGCCTGAACATGTTTCGCAAAGTCGATGTTCCGGTCTTCGGCGTGATCGAAAACATGAGCTACTTCGCCTGCCCGCACTGTGGCGAGCGTTCTGACATTTTCAGCCATGGCGGAGCCAGGGCGGAAGCCGAAATACTGAGCACTGATTTCCTTGGCGAAATACCCCTGGCCATCGATATCCGTGAAACATCGGACAGCGGTAACCCGATTGTCATTTCCCAACCCGACAGCGAACACGCCAAGGCGTACCGGGCCATTGCCGCGGACGTCTGGAGTAAAACCGTCAAAGCGCTGGAAAAAGGTGAAGCGGAAGCACCACGCATCGTTGTTCAGTAA
- a CDS encoding thymidylate synthase, translating to MKQYLDLMAKIRHHGTLKEDRTGTGTRSLFGAQMRFDLADGFPVLTTKKLHLKSIIHELLWFLSGDTNIAYLQENGVKIWDEWADGDGNLGPVYGYQWRSWPTPDGRIIDQISNLLDQIRSNPDSRRLIVSAWNVADIENMALPPCHCLFQFYVADGKLSCQLYQRSADFFLGVPFNIASYALLTMMMAQVTGLKAGDFVHTFGDVHLYSNHMEQTDLQLSREPKALPTMQINPDVTDIFSFTFDDFDLLGYESHPHIAAPVSV from the coding sequence GTGAAACAGTATCTCGACCTGATGGCTAAAATCCGTCATCACGGAACGCTAAAGGAAGATCGCACCGGCACCGGCACCCGTAGTCTTTTCGGGGCCCAGATGCGTTTTGACCTGGCCGACGGTTTCCCGGTCCTGACCACCAAGAAACTGCACCTGAAGTCGATTATCCATGAATTGTTGTGGTTTTTAAGCGGCGACACCAACATCGCCTACCTGCAGGAAAACGGTGTTAAAATCTGGGATGAATGGGCCGACGGCGATGGTAATCTGGGCCCGGTATACGGCTATCAGTGGCGCTCGTGGCCAACCCCGGATGGCCGTATCATTGATCAGATTTCAAATCTGCTTGACCAGATCAGAAGCAATCCGGACAGTCGTCGTCTCATTGTCAGCGCCTGGAATGTTGCCGATATTGAAAACATGGCCCTGCCGCCATGCCATTGTCTGTTTCAGTTCTACGTCGCCGATGGGAAACTGTCGTGCCAGCTTTATCAGCGCAGCGCCGATTTCTTTCTGGGCGTCCCCTTCAATATCGCCTCCTACGCCTTGCTAACCATGATGATGGCCCAGGTGACGGGCCTGAAAGCGGGTGACTTCGTTCATACCTTCGGCGATGTGCATCTGTATTCCAACCACATGGAGCAGACCGATTTGCAATTGAGCCGCGAGCCTAAGGCCCTGCCGACCATGCAAATCAACCCTGACGTGACGGATATTTTTTCCTTCACCTTTGATGATTTTGATCTTCTGGGGTACGAGAGCCATCCCCATATTGCGGCCCCGGTTTCTGTCTGA
- a CDS encoding cadherin-like domain-containing protein: MANTAPVTEFLHNQTPAFGMEPIGYVDTLEGSVSVFRADGMSVELEVGHPVFQGDEIMTASDSAVGLVLADQTAFSMAENGRITLDEMVYEPASQEGSIALSVGEGIFTFISGEIAKTDPEAMVIDTPVATIGIRGTQLGVDIADGETLNVVMMEEEGGFVGEAVIRNGHGVQVLNAAHQGTVVAGLNAAPGAVYILETGQILNQFGATLGYLPDIGDANPYGVEASAVEAFAEEELAEEELAEGTFAEDIQEEDVMVGETPAAEESEIDEAETLADFETAAGEPEAETPDKTIKVVAEDYATGETAIPAVSVVPPAASETTTTPTIPAAPTETRRDEPVVAETQPALEPEPESEPEPINTEPVAFDETGTTGEDNTLSGQLSATDVDQDELTFTLDPDGAPEHGFVVLDASGTYTYVPDQNFSGTDTFTYTVSDGRGGVDAATVTLNVTPLADQPTLEVADVSFGTDILPGDDKIKGTKDDDVLYGGGGNDTIDGKAGDDILYGDGFATGEATVALDIAAALTDTDTSESLSITLSGLPEGASLSAGMETDGVWTLQSDDLDDLSMNLPKGYDESFQLDVQATATESAAEDTASTAATINVTYSGSEAGDDTLKGGSGEDTLYGGGGDDSLKGGGGEDTLYGGAGADTLKGEGGEDVLFGGAGDDELRGGGGEDFLVGGAGDDILKGEGGDDTFVFNTDSGSDTIVDYHKGETLRFEGNEFSENDISVAPDGDHAVVTFGNHDVEVTLSNMDLSEMSYTVTQEPDAVVVVFGEVD; this comes from the coding sequence ATGGCGAACACAGCACCTGTCACTGAATTCTTACATAACCAGACACCCGCTTTTGGTATGGAACCGATCGGCTACGTCGATACGCTGGAGGGCAGCGTTAGCGTCTTCCGGGCTGATGGCATGTCCGTTGAACTGGAAGTCGGACATCCGGTCTTCCAGGGAGATGAAATCATGACGGCCTCCGACAGTGCCGTTGGCCTTGTGTTAGCAGATCAGACGGCATTTTCCATGGCCGAAAACGGTCGTATCACCCTGGATGAAATGGTCTACGAACCGGCATCCCAGGAAGGGTCGATTGCCCTTTCAGTTGGTGAAGGCATCTTTACCTTCATCAGCGGCGAGATCGCCAAGACCGATCCCGAGGCGATGGTTATCGACACCCCTGTCGCCACCATCGGCATTCGCGGCACCCAGTTGGGTGTTGATATCGCCGACGGTGAAACCCTTAACGTGGTGATGATGGAAGAGGAAGGTGGATTTGTCGGCGAGGCCGTTATTCGCAATGGCCACGGCGTTCAGGTTCTCAACGCTGCTCATCAGGGAACAGTGGTCGCCGGGTTGAATGCCGCCCCTGGTGCCGTTTACATCCTTGAGACCGGACAAATTCTCAATCAATTCGGCGCCACTTTGGGATACCTCCCCGACATTGGCGACGCCAACCCTTATGGCGTCGAGGCAAGCGCCGTCGAGGCCTTTGCCGAAGAAGAACTGGCCGAAGAAGAATTAGCCGAAGGGACCTTTGCCGAAGACATTCAGGAAGAAGACGTCATGGTTGGGGAGACGCCGGCAGCCGAAGAAAGTGAGATAGACGAGGCCGAAACCCTTGCGGATTTCGAAACGGCCGCGGGTGAACCCGAAGCAGAAACCCCTGACAAGACCATCAAGGTCGTGGCGGAGGATTACGCCACGGGCGAGACCGCAATCCCCGCCGTAAGTGTTGTCCCGCCTGCGGCAAGTGAAACGACCACAACACCCACCATCCCGGCAGCCCCGACAGAAACGCGCCGTGACGAACCGGTTGTCGCAGAAACGCAACCAGCACTCGAGCCGGAACCGGAGTCCGAGCCGGAGCCAATCAACACGGAACCCGTCGCCTTTGACGAGACCGGCACAACCGGCGAGGACAATACCCTGAGCGGGCAATTGTCAGCGACCGATGTCGATCAGGACGAACTGACGTTCACCCTCGATCCGGATGGCGCACCCGAACATGGTTTTGTCGTTCTGGACGCCAGCGGCACCTACACCTATGTCCCGGATCAAAACTTTAGCGGTACCGACACCTTCACCTACACGGTTTCCGATGGTCGCGGCGGCGTCGACGCCGCCACGGTAACGCTGAATGTGACACCGCTCGCAGACCAGCCGACGCTTGAAGTCGCCGATGTCTCGTTCGGAACCGACATCCTGCCCGGTGACGACAAGATCAAAGGCACAAAAGATGACGATGTCCTGTATGGCGGCGGTGGCAACGACACCATCGATGGCAAGGCTGGTGACGACATCCTTTACGGTGATGGTTTCGCGACCGGCGAAGCGACGGTTGCCCTTGATATTGCTGCAGCCCTGACTGATACGGACACCTCTGAATCCCTGTCGATCACACTCAGCGGCCTGCCAGAGGGCGCGAGCCTGTCGGCTGGAATGGAAACCGACGGTGTCTGGACACTGCAAAGCGACGATCTTGATGACCTGAGCATGAACCTGCCCAAAGGCTACGACGAGAGCTTCCAGCTTGATGTTCAGGCGACGGCCACCGAGTCCGCTGCCGAGGATACCGCCAGCACAGCGGCGACCATCAATGTCACCTATAGTGGCTCCGAAGCCGGTGACGACACCCTTAAAGGCGGATCCGGCGAAGATACCCTTTATGGCGGCGGCGGCGATGACAGCCTCAAGGGCGGCGGCGGGGAGGATACCCTTTACGGCGGCGCCGGTGCAGATACCCTTAAAGGTGAAGGCGGCGAAGACGTGCTGTTCGGCGGCGCCGGTGACGATGAACTGAGGGGCGGCGGTGGCGAGGACTTCCTGGTCGGCGGCGCCGGCGACGACATCCTTAAAGGTGAAGGCGGCGACGATACTTTCGTCTTCAACACCGATTCGGGGTCGGACACCATCGTCGATTACCATAAGGGCGAGACGTTACGTTTCGAAGGAAACGAATTCTCCGAAAATGACATTAGCGTCGCCCCTGACGGTGACCATGCTGTTGTCACCTTCGGCAACCATGATGTTGAAGTGACCCTCAGCAACATGGACCTGAGCGAAATGAGCTACACCGTCACTCAGGAACCCGACGCCGTTGTTGTGGTCTTTGGCGAAGTCGATTAG
- a CDS encoding PAS domain-containing sensor histidine kinase encodes MSHKVINTLAQKNEKILPPGLAVGIAAMGLVFDLNMPLGVAGGIPYVALVMLGLWASRREQVLYLAIFATILTFVGYYLSPPGGVAWVVFTNRMLALFAIWATAMVIYNYAKLMDNQRKMASAVEQSSVGIIITDTNGVIEYANPKVSHISGYSQAEVVGQGPRIFKSDLTADETYENLWETVLAGDEWQGELINKNKDGDYYWEELQVFPIRGRTGRVKNFVAIMEDISERKKNEEKLIAAIQVAENANEAKSSFLANMSHEFRTPLNAILGFSETIKMQILGPMGNDKYTQYIDHIHGSAVHLGKLVEEILDLSKIEAGIQEIDEKEIIVTELLQSCLALVNEQSRSAKIRINTHVDPALPLLFADERMIKQVILNLLSNAIKFSKKGNEVILKSFLSEGGQLMIEVSDTGIGISRDDYEKVFAIFGQAENIFTRSHDGAGLGLPISRRLVELHSGTLELESEFGEGTTVTLAFPPDRAVTTSREGLQSEG; translated from the coding sequence GTGTCGCATAAAGTCATAAACACCTTGGCACAAAAAAATGAAAAGATTCTGCCGCCGGGCCTGGCTGTCGGCATTGCGGCCATGGGTCTGGTTTTTGATTTGAACATGCCCCTCGGTGTGGCCGGCGGCATTCCTTATGTCGCCTTGGTGATGCTGGGACTGTGGGCATCCCGGCGCGAGCAGGTCCTTTATCTTGCCATTTTCGCCACTATTCTGACCTTTGTCGGTTATTATTTGTCACCGCCCGGTGGTGTGGCGTGGGTTGTCTTCACCAATCGGATGTTGGCTTTGTTCGCCATCTGGGCAACGGCGATGGTGATCTATAATTACGCCAAGTTAATGGACAATCAACGCAAGATGGCAAGTGCAGTCGAGCAGAGTTCCGTCGGCATTATTATCACCGATACCAATGGGGTAATTGAATACGCCAACCCAAAAGTTTCCCACATATCAGGCTATTCACAAGCCGAAGTGGTCGGTCAGGGCCCGCGCATTTTCAAATCCGATCTGACGGCCGACGAAACGTACGAAAACCTGTGGGAAACGGTTCTTGCGGGTGATGAGTGGCAAGGCGAACTCATTAATAAAAATAAAGATGGCGACTATTACTGGGAAGAACTGCAGGTCTTTCCAATCAGGGGCAGGACCGGGCGAGTCAAAAACTTTGTCGCTATCATGGAGGATATCTCCGAACGCAAGAAAAACGAGGAGAAATTGATTGCGGCCATCCAGGTGGCCGAAAACGCCAATGAGGCGAAATCAAGTTTCCTGGCCAATATGAGCCATGAGTTCAGAACCCCTTTGAATGCTATTCTGGGCTTTTCTGAAACCATAAAAATGCAAATCCTTGGGCCTATGGGAAACGATAAATATACCCAATACATTGACCATATTCATGGGTCGGCGGTGCACCTGGGCAAACTGGTGGAGGAAATTCTCGACCTGTCCAAGATTGAGGCCGGTATACAGGAAATTGACGAGAAAGAAATTATTGTTACCGAACTGCTGCAAAGTTGTTTGGCGTTGGTCAATGAGCAGTCCAGAAGTGCGAAAATCAGGATCAATACCCATGTTGATCCGGCGCTACCGCTGCTCTTTGCCGATGAGCGCATGATCAAGCAAGTGATCTTAAATTTGCTGTCCAACGCCATCAAATTTTCAAAAAAAGGGAACGAGGTCATTTTGAAGAGCTTTTTATCCGAAGGCGGTCAGTTGATGATTGAGGTCAGCGATACCGGGATTGGCATTTCCAGGGATGATTACGAAAAAGTATTCGCCATTTTTGGTCAGGCTGAAAATATTTTTACCCGCTCACATGATGGCGCTGGCCTGGGTCTGCCCATTAGCCGCCGACTGGTCGAGTTGCATAGCGGTACGCTGGAACTCGAAAGTGAGTTCGGAGAGGGAACGACAGTTACCCTTGCCTTCCCGCCAGATCGAGCGGTCACCACTTCCCGGGAAGGTTTGCAGTCTGAGGGCTGA
- the hflK gene encoding FtsH protease activity modulator HflK — translation MAWNQQGGGGGGQGPWGRGPGTPPPDIEELLRRSQDKFKNLIPGGFGSSRGFILILLGVIAIWLFSGFYRVQPGEQGVELLFGKFVKVTAPGLNYWAPAPLGQVFKPNVEHTNQITIGYRTSSDGRSTGVRDVPQESLMLTGDQNIIDVDFVVQWRIKNAANFLFNIRNPEATVKISAESAIREVIGQTTLEDALTIKRGDVEAQTKELLQSILDSYGAGVFIVEVKQQKVDPPSEVIDAFNDVQRAKQDQERSVNEADAYRNGIVPKAKGEAARLIQDALAYKEKITREAEGEAERFLSVYEAYKSGKEVTIERLYIERMQEVLQNSNKVIIDNEGGSGVVPYLPLPELQKKNAGSN, via the coding sequence ATGGCATGGAATCAACAAGGCGGCGGCGGCGGTGGACAAGGCCCTTGGGGTCGTGGCCCCGGAACGCCCCCTCCCGACATTGAAGAACTGTTGCGCCGTTCACAAGACAAGTTCAAGAATCTCATTCCGGGTGGTTTCGGTTCATCGCGTGGTTTTATCCTGATTTTGCTGGGTGTGATCGCGATTTGGCTGTTCAGCGGTTTTTACCGGGTCCAGCCCGGCGAGCAGGGTGTTGAACTGTTGTTTGGCAAGTTCGTCAAAGTAACTGCACCCGGACTTAATTACTGGGCCCCGGCGCCGCTGGGACAGGTTTTCAAACCCAATGTCGAACATACCAACCAGATTACCATCGGCTACCGCACCAGCAGTGACGGCAGGAGCACAGGCGTCCGCGATGTGCCCCAGGAAAGTTTGATGCTGACCGGCGATCAGAATATCATTGATGTGGATTTCGTCGTTCAATGGCGTATCAAGAATGCCGCCAATTTCCTGTTTAATATTCGCAACCCTGAAGCGACTGTCAAAATCTCCGCTGAAAGCGCGATCCGTGAAGTGATCGGGCAAACCACTCTTGAAGATGCGTTGACCATCAAGCGTGGCGATGTTGAAGCACAGACAAAGGAATTGTTGCAGTCGATCCTCGACAGTTACGGGGCCGGCGTCTTTATCGTTGAGGTCAAGCAGCAGAAGGTTGATCCGCCATCCGAAGTGATTGACGCCTTCAATGACGTTCAGCGCGCCAAGCAGGATCAGGAACGCAGCGTCAACGAGGCCGACGCCTATCGTAATGGTATCGTGCCAAAGGCCAAGGGTGAAGCCGCCCGCCTGATACAGGATGCCCTGGCTTATAAGGAAAAAATTACCAGAGAGGCCGAAGGTGAGGCCGAACGTTTCCTGTCGGTCTACGAAGCCTATAAGTCTGGCAAGGAAGTGACCATTGAACGCTTGTACATCGAGCGTATGCAGGAAGTTCTGCAAAATTCAAACAAGGTCATTATCGATAATGAAGGTGGTTCTGGCGTCGTCCCCTACCTGCCGTTGCCTGAATTGCAAAAGAAAAACGCGGGGTCAAACTGA
- a CDS encoding dihydrofolate reductase — MIVALVAALGENRVIGKDGGLPWHIPGDLKLFKQTTMGKPIIMGRKTWESLGRPLPGRTNIVITRKPAYRADGAEVAGDLAQALAVAGQQEGEEVMVIGGAEIYRLALPKADRLYLTEVALSPQGDAFFPDFDQADWREISRQPFPVEEEIPAYTLVIYERT, encoded by the coding sequence ATGATCGTCGCCCTGGTTGCAGCACTGGGTGAAAACCGTGTTATCGGCAAAGATGGCGGGCTGCCCTGGCATATTCCCGGTGATCTTAAACTGTTCAAACAAACGACCATGGGCAAACCGATCATCATGGGCCGCAAAACCTGGGAATCCCTGGGCCGACCGCTTCCGGGGCGAACCAACATCGTGATTACCCGCAAGCCCGCTTACCGGGCCGACGGGGCCGAAGTTGCCGGAGATCTTGCTCAGGCCCTGGCCGTCGCCGGTCAACAGGAAGGCGAAGAGGTGATGGTCATTGGTGGTGCTGAAATTTACCGCCTGGCGTTGCCGAAAGCCGACCGCCTGTACCTGACGGAAGTTGCGCTCAGCCCCCAGGGGGATGCCTTTTTCCCCGATTTTGATCAGGCCGACTGGCGCGAAATATCACGCCAGCCTTTCCCGGTCGAAGAAGAAATACCGGCCTACACCCTGGTTATTTACGAGCGGACCTAA
- a CDS encoding response regulator: protein MGQKILIVDDDIALRQYTAQLLIGCGYTVSQLGDADNLVNEARREEVDLILLDFHLPGVDGLMALRQLRSKLLTLPVIVMTADTNPQVILQCFRAGADDFIGKPFDEVYLSVIVERTLDRASLSLKNSVFRLLKYARHIDECEQSPAKECICGLEETIWEATQATRREKDIK, encoded by the coding sequence ATGGGGCAGAAAATACTAATTGTTGATGATGATATCGCGTTGCGCCAATACACGGCGCAACTCTTGATTGGGTGCGGCTATACAGTCAGCCAGCTGGGCGACGCCGACAATCTTGTCAACGAGGCGCGTCGGGAAGAGGTCGATTTAATCCTGCTCGATTTTCATCTTCCTGGTGTCGACGGGTTGATGGCGCTTCGTCAACTCAGAAGCAAACTGCTGACATTGCCGGTTATCGTGATGACTGCCGATACCAATCCGCAAGTGATTTTGCAGTGTTTTCGCGCTGGTGCTGATGACTTTATCGGCAAGCCCTTTGACGAAGTTTATCTTTCCGTTATTGTCGAGCGCACCCTTGATAGGGCCTCACTCAGCCTTAAAAATTCCGTCTTCCGCCTGTTGAAGTACGCAAGGCACATAGACGAATGCGAACAAAGCCCGGCAAAAGAGTGCATTTGCGGCCTGGAGGAAACCATCTGGGAGGCAACCCAGGCTACCCGCAGAGAAAAAGACATTAAATAA
- a CDS encoding fumarate hydratase: protein MSAYDHHTMFPLAQAETPWRLLTTDHVSLADFEGTQVLKVDTEALKILCAAAMVDISHLLRPGHLQQLRTILDDDEASDNDRFVALDLLKNANISAGGILPMCQDTGTAIVMAYKGQQVWTGGGDEAALSEGVLKTFTESNLRYSQVAPLDMFTETNTGNNLPAQIDIYASEGKEYKFLFMAKGGGSANKTFLFQQTKALLNPESLMTFLDEKIRTLGTAACPPYHLAVVIGGTSAEANLKTVKLASTRYLDTLPTTGNEHGQAFRDLEMEAAVHKMTQSMGIGAQFGGKYFCHDVRVIRLPRHGASCPVGIGVSCSADRQCLGKITAEGVFIEALERDPAKYLPEVSEGQLSDAVVNIDLNQPMDQVRAELSKHPVKTRLSLSGTLIVARDIAHAELKERLDKGQELPQYFKDHPVYYAGPAKTPEGYASGSFGPTTAGRMDSYIEPFQAAGGSMVMLAKGNRSKQVTDACKAHGGFYLGSIGGPAARLALDCIKKVEVQEYEELGMEAIWRIEVENFPAFIVVDDKGNDFFAEFF, encoded by the coding sequence ATGAGCGCCTACGACCATCACACCATGTTCCCGCTTGCCCAGGCCGAAACGCCGTGGCGTCTTTTAACCACGGATCATGTCAGCCTGGCCGACTTTGAAGGAACGCAAGTTCTAAAAGTTGACACCGAAGCCCTGAAAATTTTGTGCGCGGCAGCAATGGTCGATATTTCCCATCTGCTCAGGCCCGGACATCTGCAACAACTGCGCACTATCCTGGATGACGATGAGGCATCGGACAATGACCGTTTCGTTGCCCTCGACCTGTTGAAAAACGCCAACATTTCGGCAGGCGGTATCCTGCCCATGTGCCAGGACACCGGCACCGCCATTGTCATGGCCTACAAGGGCCAGCAGGTATGGACCGGTGGCGGTGACGAAGCCGCATTGAGCGAAGGGGTTCTGAAAACCTTCACCGAAAGCAACTTGCGCTATTCCCAGGTAGCGCCGCTGGACATGTTTACTGAAACCAATACCGGCAACAATCTGCCTGCCCAGATCGACATCTACGCCAGCGAGGGCAAGGAATACAAATTCCTGTTCATGGCCAAGGGTGGTGGGTCGGCCAACAAGACGTTTCTTTTTCAACAAACCAAGGCGCTGCTCAACCCGGAAAGCCTGATGACGTTTCTGGACGAGAAAATCCGCACCCTGGGAACGGCGGCCTGCCCGCCGTATCATCTGGCTGTGGTTATTGGCGGCACTTCGGCGGAGGCCAATTTGAAAACCGTCAAGCTGGCCTCGACCCGCTATCTTGATACCCTGCCCACCACTGGCAACGAGCACGGCCAGGCTTTCCGTGATCTGGAAATGGAAGCAGCGGTTCACAAAATGACCCAGAGCATGGGCATCGGCGCGCAATTTGGCGGCAAGTATTTTTGCCACGACGTGCGCGTCATCCGGCTGCCCCGTCATGGTGCCTCATGCCCGGTTGGAATTGGTGTTTCATGCTCGGCCGACCGCCAATGTCTTGGCAAAATAACTGCGGAAGGCGTTTTCATCGAAGCCCTGGAACGTGACCCGGCCAAGTACCTGCCAGAGGTTTCCGAAGGCCAACTTTCGGACGCCGTCGTCAACATCGACTTGAACCAACCCATGGATCAGGTCAGGGCGGAATTATCCAAACACCCGGTCAAGACCCGCCTTTCCCTAAGCGGCACGCTTATTGTCGCCCGCGATATCGCCCACGCCGAACTGAAAGAGCGTCTCGACAAAGGCCAAGAACTGCCCCAATACTTCAAGGACCATCCCGTCTATTATGCGGGCCCCGCCAAAACGCCCGAAGGCTACGCATCGGGATCCTTCGGGCCGACCACGGCGGGCCGCATGGATTCCTATATCGAACCCTTCCAGGCCGCCGGCGGCTCCATGGTCATGCTGGCCAAGGGCAACCGCTCCAAACAGGTGACAGATGCCTGCAAGGCTCACGGCGGGTTCTACCTTGGTTCTATCGGCGGGCCGGCGGCGCGGCTGGCACTGGACTGCATCAAAAAAGTCGAAGTCCAGGAATACGAAGAACTGGGCATGGAAGCGATCTGGCGTATCGAGGTCGAAAACTTCCCCGCCTTCATCGTCGTCGATGACAAAGGCAACGATTTCTTCGCCGAATTTTTCTAA
- a CDS encoding alpha/beta fold hydrolase — MPKTDFLFDGPEKADTTIAIAHGAGAPMDTAFMETFAVGLGNHGFRVVRFEFPYMVERRENGKKRPPNPARVLLETWEAVIADLGPKNLVIGGKSMGGRIASMVADQSHVKGLVCLGYPFHPPGKPDKLRIDHLQELTTPALFLQGERDSLGNKQDVASYPLSPAIKVSWLEDGEHGFKPRKKSGRTEQQNWDQAIDAFASFVTALK; from the coding sequence ATGCCTAAAACAGATTTTTTGTTTGATGGTCCTGAAAAGGCCGACACCACCATCGCCATCGCCCACGGCGCCGGGGCGCCGATGGATACGGCGTTCATGGAAACCTTTGCCGTTGGTCTGGGAAATCACGGGTTCAGGGTCGTGCGCTTTGAATTCCCCTACATGGTTGAACGCCGTGAGAACGGCAAAAAACGCCCGCCAAATCCGGCCAGGGTGCTGCTTGAAACCTGGGAGGCGGTGATCGCGGATTTGGGCCCGAAAAACCTTGTTATCGGTGGCAAATCCATGGGCGGGCGGATTGCCTCAATGGTCGCCGACCAATCGCACGTCAAAGGGCTGGTATGCCTGGGATATCCTTTTCACCCGCCAGGAAAGCCCGACAAATTGCGCATTGATCACCTGCAAGAATTGACGACCCCGGCCCTCTTCCTGCAAGGGGAGCGGGACAGCCTTGGCAACAAGCAGGATGTCGCGAGCTATCCACTGTCACCGGCGATCAAGGTATCCTGGCTTGAAGATGGCGAACACGGTTTCAAGCCCCGCAAGAAATCCGGACGCACCGAACAACAGAACTGGGATCAGGCGATCGATGCTTTCGCCAGTTTCGTCACGGCGCTGAAATGA
- a CDS encoding ribbon-helix-helix domain-containing protein, producing MSSEPAAIRKHSVLIAGHQTSVSLENAFWDAFCRIARDKGLSINDLVAQVDGGRDGNLSSAIRLYVLANRPAPSTDP from the coding sequence ATGAGCAGCGAACCCGCAGCCATCCGCAAGCATTCGGTGTTGATCGCCGGACATCAAACCAGCGTGTCGCTGGAGAATGCATTCTGGGATGCTTTTTGCCGGATCGCCCGAGACAAGGGCCTTTCCATCAACGACCTTGTCGCCCAGGTCGACGGTGGCCGCGATGGCAACCTGTCCAGCGCCATCCGGCTTTATGTCCTGGCTAACCGCCCAGCCCCTTCAACAGACCCTTAA